A stretch of the Campylobacter sp. 19-13652 genome encodes the following:
- the rplO gene encoding 50S ribosomal protein L15 — MALEKLTPAAGSTRNTKRIGRGQGSGNGKTAGKGNKGQRARKGYNEKRGFEGGQQPLQRRLPKVGFSSKIEKPYVINVERIVAVKELSEITLESIASVHKISKSVSRIKLIGASAKELLNKIKDEKVTVSGSK, encoded by the coding sequence ATGGCATTAGAAAAACTAACACCAGCTGCTGGCTCGACTAGAAATACAAAAAGAATAGGTCGTGGACAAGGCAGCGGCAACGGTAAGACAGCTGGCAAAGGAAACAAAGGTCAGCGAGCTAGAAAAGGCTACAATGAAAAGCGTGGCTTTGAGGGCGGACAACAACCACTTCAAAGACGTTTGCCAAAAGTTGGCTTTAGCTCAAAAATTGAAAAACCTTACGTAATAAATGTCGAGAGAATTGTAGCGGTTAAAGAGCTAAGCGAAATCACGCTTGAAAGTATTGCAAGCGTACATAAAATTTCAAAAAGCGTTAGCCGCATAAAGCTAATCGGCGCAAGTGCAAAAGAGCTTTTAAATAAGATTAAAGACGAAAAAGTAACCGTCAGCGGATCAAAATAA
- the rpsE gene encoding 30S ribosomal protein S5 — translation MQKYNREEFEEVIVDIGRVTKVVKGGRRFRFTALVVVGNRNGQVGFGYGKAKEVPDAIRKAVDDAFKNIIDVKLKGSTIPHDIEVKYNASRILLRPASEGTGVIAGGGARPIIELAGIKDILTKSLGSNNSANVVRATIKALSMLKG, via the coding sequence ATGCAAAAATACAATAGAGAAGAATTTGAAGAAGTAATCGTCGATATCGGCAGGGTTACTAAGGTCGTAAAGGGTGGTAGAAGATTTCGTTTTACAGCCCTTGTGGTAGTTGGCAACAGAAATGGACAAGTAGGCTTTGGTTATGGAAAAGCAAAGGAAGTTCCAGATGCTATCCGTAAAGCGGTTGATGATGCGTTTAAAAATATCATTGACGTTAAACTAAAAGGCTCAACTATACCTCACGACATCGAAGTTAAATATAACGCTAGCCGTATCTTACTTCGCCCAGCTAGCGAAGGTACAGGCGTTATCGCAGGTGGCGGTGCTCGTCCTATCATCGAGCTTGCAGGTATTAAAGACATACTTACAAAATCACTTGGCTCAAACAACTCAGCCAACGTGGTACGCGCAACAATCAAAGCGCTAAGCATGTTAAAAGGCTAA
- the rplR gene encoding 50S ribosomal protein L18, whose amino-acid sequence MTAKVLKRKLALRVKRKKRIRAKISGTAECLRISIFKSNRTVYAQAINDVAGTTLVASDGRKLGLKANKEGAKALAKDLASKLSSKGVTEAVFDRNGYLYHGVVAAFAEALRENGIKL is encoded by the coding sequence ATGACAGCAAAAGTATTAAAAAGAAAACTTGCTCTTAGAGTAAAGAGAAAAAAGAGAATTAGAGCGAAAATTTCAGGTACAGCTGAATGCTTAAGAATTTCGATTTTCAAATCAAATAGAACCGTTTATGCGCAAGCCATAAATGACGTAGCTGGCACTACGCTAGTTGCTTCAGATGGACGTAAACTAGGACTTAAAGCAAATAAAGAGGGTGCAAAAGCTTTGGCTAAAGACCTAGCTAGTAAGCTTTCAAGTAAGGGTGTAACAGAGGCTGTTTTTGATAGAAATGGTTATTTGTATCACGGCGTAGTTGCGGCATTTGCTGAGGCTTTAAGAGAAAACGGTATAAAACTATAA
- the rplF gene encoding 50S ribosomal protein L6: MSRIGKQPITIPAGLDVSLDANVIKFKKGNSVKELDTRGFVGVEIKDGTLIFSAKGDDRQSRAYWGTYRALANNIVIGLTEGFTRQLEINGVGYKAAAKGKILELALGFSHLVNYELPEGVEVSVEKNIITIKGADKQTVGQVAAQIRGFRPPEPYKGKGVKYVEERIVRKAGKTSKK; encoded by the coding sequence ATGTCACGTATAGGAAAACAACCAATAACTATACCAGCAGGACTTGATGTAAGCCTAGACGCAAACGTCATCAAATTTAAAAAAGGCAACAGCGTAAAAGAGCTAGACACTCGAGGTTTTGTTGGGGTAGAGATAAAAGACGGCACTTTGATATTCTCAGCCAAGGGTGACGATAGACAAAGCAGAGCATACTGGGGCACATATCGCGCCTTAGCAAATAATATAGTAATAGGGCTAACAGAGGGATTTACTCGCCAGCTTGAGATAAATGGCGTTGGTTATAAAGCAGCTGCAAAGGGTAAAATTTTAGAGCTAGCTTTGGGCTTTTCTCATCTTGTAAACTATGAATTACCTGAGGGTGTTGAAGTAAGCGTTGAGAAAAATATCATCACCATTAAAGGCGCTGATAAGCAGACAGTTGGACAAGTAGCAGCTCAAATTCGTGGATTTAGACCGCCTGAGCCATATAAAGGTAAAGGTGTTAAGTATGTTGAAGAGCGCATAGTTCGCAAAGCTGGTAAGACATCTAAGAAGTAA
- the rpsH gene encoding 30S ribosomal protein S8 — protein MLNDLISDGLTRIRNAALRKLETTQLLHSKVVEATLAILAAKGYIESYNVVEEGNKKFINVVLKYDENGKSVINELKRVSKPGRRVYQGKDDIKRFKNGYGTVIVSTSKGVMSGIEAHKAGVGGEVLCTVW, from the coding sequence GTGTTAAATGACTTAATTTCAGACGGGCTAACACGTATTAGAAATGCCGCTCTTAGAAAGCTAGAGACCACTCAGCTACTTCATTCAAAGGTTGTTGAGGCGACTTTGGCTATATTAGCTGCTAAAGGTTATATTGAAAGCTACAACGTAGTTGAAGAGGGTAATAAAAAATTCATCAATGTTGTACTTAAGTACGATGAGAACGGCAAAAGCGTGATTAACGAGCTAAAGCGCGTTAGCAAGCCAGGACGTCGCGTTTACCAAGGCAAAGACGATATAAAACGCTTTAAAAATGGTTATGGTACAGTAATCGTTAGCACTAGCAAGGGCGTTATGAGCGGTATCGAAGCTCATAAAGCTGGCGTTGGTGGCGAGGTGCTTTGCACCGTCTGGTAA
- a CDS encoding type Z 30S ribosomal protein S14, translated as MAKKSMIAKAARKPKFKVRGYTRCQICGRPHSVYQDFGICRVCLRKMANEGLIPGLKKASW; from the coding sequence ATGGCTAAAAAATCTATGATAGCAAAGGCTGCTAGAAAGCCAAAATTTAAAGTGCGAGGTTATACTCGCTGCCAGATTTGTGGACGTCCACACTCTGTATATCAAGACTTTGGAATTTGTCGCGTGTGCCTAAGAAAAATGGCAAACGAAGGGCTAATCCCAGGTCTAAAAAAAGCAAGCTGGTAA
- the rplE gene encoding 50S ribosomal protein L5 has product MSRLKAHYNDVVKPALVKEFDIKNPMLIPAIEKIVISVGAGDSAKDQKVLQNMADTISLIAGQKAVITDAKKSVAGFKVREGFPVGIKVTLRKDNMLAFLDKLISIALPRVKDFRGLPKSGFDGRGNYNFGLSEQLMFPEVEYDKILRTHGMNITIATTAKTDKEAAKLLELYGLPFAKGK; this is encoded by the coding sequence ATGAGTAGACTAAAAGCGCATTATAACGATGTAGTAAAGCCGGCTCTTGTTAAAGAATTTGACATTAAAAATCCTATGCTTATACCTGCGATTGAAAAAATCGTAATTAGTGTAGGTGCGGGCGATAGCGCAAAGGATCAGAAAGTATTGCAAAATATGGCTGATACCATATCTTTAATAGCTGGACAAAAAGCAGTCATAACTGACGCTAAAAAATCAGTCGCTGGCTTTAAGGTGCGTGAGGGCTTTCCTGTTGGTATTAAAGTAACTTTAAGAAAAGACAACATGCTAGCCTTTTTGGATAAGCTAATAAGCATAGCATTACCACGTGTTAAAGATTTCCGTGGTTTGCCAAAAAGCGGCTTTGATGGTAGAGGAAATTATAACTTTGGTCTAAGCGAGCAGTTAATGTTTCCAGAAGTTGAGTATGATAAAATTTTACGCACTCATGGCATGAATATAACTATCGCTACAACAGCTAAAACTGATAAAGAGGCAGCAAAGCTACTTGAGCTTTACGGCTTGCCATTTGCAAAAGGAAAGTAA
- the rplX gene encoding 50S ribosomal protein L24 encodes MANIKFKIKKGDEVKIIAGDDKGKTGKVLAVLPKTHQVIVEGCKVAKKAVKPSEKTPNGGFVNKEMPIDISNVAKVEG; translated from the coding sequence ATGGCAAATATTAAATTTAAAATTAAAAAAGGCGATGAGGTAAAAATCATCGCCGGAGATGACAAAGGCAAAACTGGCAAGGTTTTAGCAGTGCTTCCTAAGACTCACCAAGTGATAGTTGAGGGTTGCAAGGTGGCCAAAAAAGCCGTAAAACCAAGCGAAAAGACACCAAATGGTGGCTTTGTAAACAAAGAGATGCCTATTGATATTTCAAATGTTGCGAAAGTTGAGGGCTAA
- the rplN gene encoding 50S ribosomal protein L14 — MIQSFTRLAVADNSGAKELMCIKVLGGSKRRYATVGDVIVCSVKKALPNGKIKKGQVVKAVVVRTKKEVQRENGSLIRFDENAAVILDNKREPIGTRIFGPVGREVRYGGFMKIVSLAPEVL, encoded by the coding sequence ATGATACAAAGTTTTACAAGGCTTGCTGTTGCAGACAATAGTGGTGCAAAAGAGCTTATGTGTATAAAAGTACTGGGCGGTTCTAAAAGACGTTACGCTACAGTTGGCGATGTGATTGTCTGCTCAGTTAAGAAGGCTTTGCCAAATGGCAAAATCAAAAAAGGTCAAGTCGTAAAAGCAGTCGTAGTGCGCACCAAAAAAGAGGTGCAAAGAGAAAACGGCTCACTAATCCGCTTTGACGAAAATGCAGCTGTTATCCTAGATAATAAGCGCGAGCCGATAGGCACTCGTATCTTTGGGCCAGTTGGTCGTGAAGTAAGATATGGTGGCTTTATGAAAATCGTATCTCTTGCGCCGGAGGTTCTATAA
- the rpsQ gene encoding 30S ribosomal protein S17, with protein MALKREIQGVVLQKAGDKTATILVERRVMHPRYHKFVKRFKKYLVHDEKNETRAGDVVVAIECRPLSARKSFRLKAVVAKGVE; from the coding sequence ATGGCTTTAAAAAGAGAAATTCAAGGCGTTGTTTTACAAAAAGCTGGCGATAAAACAGCTACTATTTTGGTTGAGCGCAGAGTAATGCACCCAAGATACCATAAATTTGTAAAACGCTTTAAAAAGTATTTAGTTCACGATGAGAAAAATGAGACTAGAGCAGGCGATGTGGTAGTAGCCATCGAGTGCCGCCCACTATCAGCTCGCAAGTCTTTCCGCTTAAAAGCAGTAGTTGCAAAGGGAGTTGAGTAA
- the rpmC gene encoding 50S ribosomal protein L29, whose amino-acid sequence MKYTELKDKSVTELNAMLTEKKVLLFTLRQKLKTMQLSNPNEIRVVRKEIAQINTAINAAK is encoded by the coding sequence ATGAAATATACTGAGTTAAAAGATAAAAGCGTTACTGAGCTAAACGCTATGCTAACAGAAAAAAAGGTGCTTTTATTTACACTAAGACAAAAGCTAAAAACTATGCAGTTAAGCAACCCTAACGAAATCCGCGTAGTTCGTAAAGAAATAGCGCAGATAAATACTGCAATTAATGCTGCAAAGTGA
- the rplP gene encoding 50S ribosomal protein L16, whose protein sequence is MLMPKRTKYRKQMKGRNRGYATRGNALATGEFAIKAVEAGRINSRQIEAARQALTRHVKRQAKIWIRVFPDKPLTKKPLQTRMGKGKAGVEEWVMNIKPGRIIYEMAGVSEQLAKEALTLAMHKLPFKTKFVTRESENEIY, encoded by the coding sequence ATGTTGATGCCAAAAAGAACAAAATATCGTAAGCAGATGAAGGGGCGAAACAGAGGTTATGCTACTCGTGGAAACGCCCTTGCTACTGGTGAGTTTGCTATTAAGGCAGTAGAGGCTGGCAGAATCAACTCTCGCCAAATCGAGGCTGCTCGTCAAGCTCTAACCCGCCACGTTAAGCGTCAAGCTAAAATTTGGATTAGGGTATTCCCTGATAAGCCACTTACTAAAAAGCCACTTCAAACTCGTATGGGTAAGGGTAAGGCTGGTGTAGAAGAGTGGGTAATGAACATTAAACCAGGCAGGATAATATACGAAATGGCAGGCGTTAGCGAGCAGCTTGCAAAAGAAGCTCTAACTCTAGCTATGCACAAACTGCCGTTTAAGACTAAATTTGTAACGCGAGAGAGTGAAAATGAAATATACTGA
- the rpsC gene encoding 30S ribosomal protein S3 has protein sequence MGQKVNPIGLRLGINRNWESRWFPAKANLPENIGEDYKIRAYLKKKLYYAGVSQILIERTAKKLRVTIVAARPGIIIGKKGQDVEVLKNDLQKLIGKEVNVNIKEERKAQASAQLAAENVAMQLERRVAFRRAMKKVIQAAQKSGAKGIKISVAGRLGGAEMARTEWYLEGRVPLHTLRAKIDYGFAEAHTTYGNIGIKVWIFKGEVLQKGVQPEKNEDDAPKKTRRARRGK, from the coding sequence ATGGGACAGAAAGTTAATCCGATAGGTCTAAGACTAGGTATAAACAGAAACTGGGAGTCAAGATGGTTTCCAGCTAAGGCTAACCTTCCTGAAAATATAGGTGAAGATTATAAAATCCGTGCATATCTAAAGAAAAAACTTTACTATGCAGGAGTGAGTCAGATACTAATTGAGCGTACTGCTAAGAAGTTAAGAGTAACTATCGTAGCCGCACGTCCTGGTATCATCATTGGCAAAAAAGGTCAAGATGTAGAAGTTCTAAAAAATGACCTTCAAAAGCTAATCGGCAAAGAAGTTAACGTAAATATCAAAGAAGAGCGTAAAGCTCAGGCTTCAGCCCAGCTAGCCGCTGAAAACGTAGCTATGCAGCTAGAGCGTCGTGTAGCCTTCCGCCGTGCGATGAAAAAGGTCATTCAAGCAGCTCAAAAATCTGGCGCAAAGGGTATAAAAATATCAGTTGCAGGTAGATTAGGTGGCGCTGAAATGGCTAGGACAGAGTGGTATTTGGAGGGCCGCGTGCCACTACACACTCTAAGGGCAAAGATTGATTACGGCTTTGCAGAAGCGCACACTACTTATGGAAACATAGGCATAAAAGTGTGGATTTTTAAAGGTGAAGTCCTACAAAAAGGTGTCCAGCCTGAGAAAAACGAGGACGACGCTCCTAAAAAAACTCGTAGAGCAAGAAGAGGTAAATAA
- the rplV gene encoding 50S ribosomal protein L22, whose protein sequence is MSRSITKFVRLSPTKARLIAREVQGLNAEFALASLSFMPNKGAKFIANAISSAVANGGFEPEEVVVTSCRVDAGPVLKRFRPRARGSASRIRKPTSHILVEVSKPQSKEA, encoded by the coding sequence ATGAGTAGATCAATAACTAAATTCGTTAGACTTTCACCTACAAAGGCAAGACTAATAGCTAGGGAAGTACAGGGGCTAAACGCTGAGTTTGCGCTAGCAAGTCTATCTTTTATGCCAAATAAGGGTGCTAAATTTATAGCTAATGCCATTAGTTCAGCTGTGGCAAATGGTGGCTTTGAGCCTGAAGAAGTGGTAGTAACTAGCTGCCGTGTTGATGCTGGTCCTGTGCTAAAGAGATTTAGACCTAGAGCAAGAGGAAGCGCTAGCCGTATCCGAAAGCCTACATCTCATATCTTAGTAGAAGTATCTAAACCTCAAAGTAAGGAAGCGTAA
- the rpsS gene encoding 30S ribosomal protein S19, which produces MARSLKKGPFVDDHVMKKVVAAKAANDNKPIKTWSRRSTIIPEMIGLTFNVHNGKSFIPVYVTENHIGYKLGEFAPTRTFKGHKGSVQKKIGK; this is translated from the coding sequence ATGGCTAGATCACTCAAAAAAGGTCCTTTCGTCGACGATCACGTAATGAAAAAAGTCGTAGCTGCAAAAGCCGCTAATGATAACAAGCCTATCAAGACTTGGTCGCGCCGCAGCACTATTATCCCAGAGATGATAGGACTTACGTTTAACGTACATAATGGAAAGAGTTTTATACCAGTATATGTAACTGAAAATCACATCGGCTACAAACTGGGCGAGTTTGCTCCGACCCGAACATTTAAGGGTCACAAGGGCTCAGTGCAAAAGAAGATAGGTAAATAA
- the rplB gene encoding 50S ribosomal protein L2, producing the protein MAIKSYKPYTPSRRYMTGLSSEDITAKASVRSLLVKLPATGGRNNNGRITSRHKQAGAKKLYRIIDFKRRKFEIEGKVEAIEYDPNRNCRIALIAYKDGEKRYIIRPSGLNVGDVVIASENFVDIKPGNAMKLRHIPVGTIVHNIELKPGKGAQIARSAGGYAQLMGKEEKYVILRMPSGEMRQVLAECMATVGVVGNEDWANVTIGKAGRNRYRGIRPQTRGSAMNPVDHPHGGGEGKKNSGRHPVTPWGKPTKGAKTRRKKASDRLIISRRKGK; encoded by the coding sequence ATGGCGATAAAATCATACAAACCATATACTCCTAGCCGCCGGTATATGACTGGTCTTAGCTCTGAGGATATCACAGCTAAAGCTAGCGTAAGAAGCTTGCTAGTAAAACTACCAGCAACTGGCGGTAGAAATAACAACGGTCGCATAACAAGCCGCCATAAGCAAGCAGGTGCTAAAAAGCTATATCGTATCATCGACTTTAAGCGCCGTAAATTTGAAATCGAAGGCAAAGTAGAAGCTATCGAGTACGATCCAAACAGAAACTGCCGTATAGCACTAATTGCCTACAAAGACGGTGAGAAGCGCTATATCATCCGTCCTAGTGGTCTAAACGTAGGTGATGTAGTTATAGCTAGCGAAAACTTTGTGGATATTAAACCAGGTAACGCTATGAAACTACGCCACATACCAGTGGGCACAATAGTGCATAACATCGAGCTAAAACCAGGTAAAGGCGCACAAATCGCTAGAAGTGCTGGCGGATATGCTCAACTAATGGGTAAAGAGGAAAAATACGTAATCCTAAGAATGCCAAGTGGCGAGATGAGACAGGTTCTAGCTGAGTGTATGGCTACTGTTGGCGTTGTTGGTAACGAAGACTGGGCTAACGTAACAATAGGTAAGGCAGGACGTAATCGCTATCGAGGTATCCGCCCACAAACTCGTGGTTCAGCTATGAACCCAGTAGATCACCCACACGGTGGTGGTGAGGGCAAGAAAAACTCTGGTCGTCATCCAGTTACTCCTTGGGGTAAACCGACTAAGGGTGCTAAGACTCGCCGCAAGAAGGCAAGCGATAGGCTAATAATTTCTAGAAGGAAAGGAAAATAA
- a CDS encoding 50S ribosomal protein L23: MADITDIKTIVYTEKTLGLQENGVVVIQTSPKVTKSGLKEVLRKYFGVTPVKVNSLRLDGKVKRFRGKVGVRNDIKKFYVKLPDGVTLENMEA, translated from the coding sequence ATGGCAGATATAACTGATATAAAAACGATTGTTTACACAGAAAAAACTTTAGGCCTTCAAGAAAATGGTGTTGTGGTTATTCAAACTTCGCCAAAGGTAACAAAAAGCGGGCTAAAAGAGGTTTTAAGAAAATACTTTGGTGTTACACCAGTAAAGGTAAACTCACTTCGCCTTGATGGAAAAGTAAAGCGCTTTAGAGGCAAAGTAGGCGTACGAAATGACATTAAAAAATTCTACGTCAAACTACCTGATGGCGTAACTTTAGAGAATATGGAGGCATAA
- the rplD gene encoding 50S ribosomal protein L4 → MSKVCVLNDKFEKASELELPASYSEANPHNLYLYVKAYLAGIRANTAHTKSRAFVSGGGKKPWRQKGRGGARAGSTRTNVWVGGAVAFGPTNNKNYFQKVNKKQKRLALECALAQKAEAGKLYAVDSLAIESGKTKDAASVIKKLGLRDALIVKDLLDDKTLLAFRNLANCYVVDASEVNAYLVSVFGAVIIEKQALSNLTKEG, encoded by the coding sequence ATGAGTAAAGTTTGTGTATTAAACGATAAATTTGAAAAAGCTAGCGAGCTTGAGCTACCAGCTAGCTACTCTGAGGCAAACCCACACAACCTTTATCTTTATGTAAAAGCTTATCTAGCAGGCATAAGAGCAAATACAGCTCATACTAAAAGCCGTGCTTTTGTAAGCGGTGGTGGTAAGAAGCCTTGGCGTCAAAAGGGCAGAGGTGGCGCGAGAGCTGGCTCAACTAGAACAAACGTTTGGGTTGGCGGTGCTGTAGCTTTTGGTCCTACAAACAATAAAAACTACTTCCAAAAAGTTAACAAAAAGCAGAAGCGTTTAGCTCTTGAGTGCGCTCTAGCTCAAAAAGCAGAGGCTGGAAAGCTATATGCAGTAGATAGCTTAGCAATCGAAAGCGGCAAGACAAAAGATGCAGCTAGCGTGATTAAAAAGCTAGGCTTAAGAGACGCGCTAATAGTCAAAGACTTGCTAGACGATAAGACTTTGCTTGCTTTTAGAAACCTAGCTAACTGCTATGTGGTTGACGCAAGTGAAGTAAACGCTTATCTTGTTTCGGTATTTGGTGCGGTTATAATAGAAAAACAAGCGTTATCGAATTTAACAAAAGAGGGCTAA
- the rplC gene encoding 50S ribosomal protein L3: MEYIVEKIGMSRTVSANSVPVTLLKLVDTKVCEIDENKRAIVAFAHTKANNKAIAGQQKKYNLSGEFNKFATLTVANTEAGDIDTTPLNEAKTLKVSFNSKGRGFQGVVKRHGFGGGPKSHGSRFHRRHGSIGNCEWPGRVQPGMKMAGHMGNEKVTVKNELISFDSENGILVVKGCVPGHNGAMGRVRIVK, translated from the coding sequence ATGGAATATATCGTAGAAAAAATAGGCATGAGCAGAACCGTATCTGCTAATAGTGTTCCTGTTACACTACTAAAGCTTGTTGACACAAAAGTCTGCGAAATAGACGAAAACAAGCGCGCTATCGTAGCTTTCGCTCACACAAAAGCAAATAACAAAGCGATTGCAGGACAGCAAAAAAAATACAATCTAAGTGGCGAGTTTAATAAATTTGCGACACTTACTGTGGCAAACACAGAAGCTGGCGACATAGACACTACCCCACTAAACGAAGCTAAAACTCTAAAAGTGAGCTTTAACTCAAAAGGACGAGGCTTTCAGGGTGTTGTAAAAAGACACGGATTTGGCGGCGGTCCTAAATCACACGGCTCACGCTTTCACAGAAGACACGGCTCAATCGGTAACTGCGAGTGGCCAGGTCGCGTCCAGCCAGGTATGAAAATGGCAGGACATATGGGAAATGAAAAAGTAACCGTAAAAAATGAGCTAATTAGCTTTGACAGTGAAAACGGCATCTTAGTCGTAAAAGGTTGCGTGCCAGGACACAACGGCGCAATGGGTAGAGTAAGGATAGTAAAATGA
- the rpsJ gene encoding 30S ribosomal protein S10, whose protein sequence is MERIRLKLKAYDHRVLDRTVAAIVEAVKRTGADVRGPVPMPTKIKRYTVLKSPHINKDSREQFEMKIHARMLDIVSATPETVDSLTKLDLAPEVNVEVRAMK, encoded by the coding sequence ATGGAAAGAATCAGGCTTAAGCTTAAAGCTTATGACCACCGAGTCTTAGACAGAACAGTTGCAGCAATTGTAGAAGCTGTCAAACGAACGGGTGCTGATGTGCGCGGTCCAGTGCCTATGCCTACAAAAATCAAACGCTACACAGTCTTAAAATCTCCACACATAAACAAAGATTCACGTGAGCAGTTTGAGATGAAAATACACGCTCGTATGCTTGATATTGTTTCAGCTACTCCAGAGACAGTAGACAGCCTAACCAAACTTGACTTAGCTCCAGAAGTTAATGTCGAAGTTCGTGCGATGAAATAA
- a CDS encoding ATP-binding protein, giving the protein MKELEFFYQNRPKLAKFLSRKQAITEPFCQLYGASGSGKSTLMIEHLSHFKDDESLYFSLKDLRLDTQKTLLDLPDFLKQNPQIKALYVDDISSDDELNALAWLRNDALKSVVLGTQARLSVVQGFSELRLGYLDYEEFLAFYSKNIDESFSQFLERGGGMEAAFLSPFELASKAQSRLRANLDAIDIKILVQCAKNCASTLSVLAIYSELKQELRLSKDRLYASFLALQNRGYIATLAKLDEPNASKKIFFNDFSLRDRLVAKKDFLASFKNMIFCELAKLNDEIYYTKDFDFVLLKRKTAILCMPFTQPEIIFLKFKKLHKILKSLGLNRLQIISVAHAGTQSNEGIKCEIVPFSQWALGL; this is encoded by the coding sequence ATGAAAGAGTTAGAATTTTTTTATCAAAACAGACCAAAGCTGGCTAAATTTCTAAGCAGAAAGCAAGCCATCACAGAGCCATTTTGCCAGCTTTACGGAGCTAGCGGGAGTGGTAAAAGCACGCTTATGATCGAGCATTTATCGCATTTTAAAGATGATGAGAGCCTTTATTTTAGCCTAAAAGACCTGCGGCTTGACACGCAAAAGACGCTGCTTGACCTGCCAGATTTTTTAAAGCAAAATCCACAGATAAAAGCCCTTTACGTCGATGATATAAGCAGCGATGATGAGCTTAATGCCCTAGCTTGGCTAAGAAACGACGCCCTAAAAAGCGTGGTGCTTGGCACGCAGGCTAGGCTTAGCGTAGTGCAGGGCTTTAGCGAGCTGCGGCTTGGATACTTAGACTATGAGGAGTTTTTGGCGTTTTACTCTAAAAATATCGACGAGAGCTTTAGCCAGTTTTTGGAGCGTGGAGGCGGCATGGAGGCAGCATTTTTAAGCCCATTTGAGCTAGCCAGTAAGGCTCAAAGCAGGCTAAGGGCAAACCTAGACGCCATAGATATAAAAATCCTAGTCCAGTGTGCGAAAAATTGTGCTAGCACGCTTAGCGTTTTGGCTATTTATAGTGAGCTAAAGCAGGAGCTTAGGCTTTCAAAAGATAGGCTCTATGCTAGCTTTTTAGCCCTGCAAAATCGCGGCTACATCGCCACTTTAGCCAAGCTAGATGAGCCAAATGCGAGCAAGAAAATCTTTTTTAACGACTTTTCTCTGCGTGATAGGCTAGTGGCTAAAAAGGACTTTCTAGCCAGCTTTAAAAATATGATTTTTTGCGAACTTGCAAAGCTAAATGATGAAATTTATTACACGAAAGACTTTGATTTTGTCCTTTTAAAAAGGAAAACTGCCATACTTTGCATGCCATTCACCCAGCCTGAAATCATCTTTTTAAAATTTAAAAAACTTCATAAAATTTTAAAATCCCTTGGGCTAAACAGGCTGCAAATCATCAGCGTAGCTCA